One window of the Chryseobacterium sp. CY350 genome contains the following:
- a CDS encoding tRNA-(ms[2]io[6]A)-hydroxylase, with product MFKLKLPTDPRWANIAEDNIQEILTDHAWCEQKAATNAIGLITMLPERPDIVTELLAIAQEELEHFGQVLEIIKKRGYTFGRTRKDDYVNELVNFIQKGGHRDTLIVDKMLFAAMIEARSCERFKVLTENIKDEELKTFYKELMISEANHYTTFIGFARQLGKPEAVNKRWEEWLEYEAKIIKSYGNRETIHG from the coding sequence ATGTTTAAGTTGAAACTTCCCACCGATCCAAGGTGGGCAAACATTGCAGAAGACAACATTCAGGAAATTCTGACCGATCATGCGTGGTGCGAACAAAAAGCTGCTACCAATGCTATCGGACTGATCACTATGCTGCCGGAACGTCCGGACATCGTGACCGAACTTTTGGCAATTGCCCAGGAAGAGTTGGAACATTTCGGACAGGTTTTAGAAATTATTAAAAAACGCGGTTACACTTTTGGACGTACGAGGAAAGACGATTATGTGAACGAATTGGTGAATTTCATTCAAAAAGGAGGACACAGAGATACTTTAATTGTTGATAAAATGCTTTTTGCAGCGATGATTGAAGCAAGAAGCTGTGAGAGATTTAAAGTTTTAACAGAAAATATTAAAGACGAAGAATTAAAAACATTTTATAAAGAATTAATGATTTCTGAAGCAAATCATTACACCACATTTATAGGTTTTGCAAGACAATTGGGTAAGCCCGAAGCAGTAAATAAGCGCTGGGAAGAATGGCTGGAGTATGAAGCTAAAATCATTAAATCTTACGGTAATAGAGAAACAATCCACGGATAA
- a CDS encoding DsbA family protein: MDTALMTVLSILLNFFNANHFTTMNNNPLLNCDYEKGVCEILETPTDESSSAEFTTAKTDKIKIIYYTDPICSSCWGIEAQLRKFKLEYGDAVEIDYRMGGLLPSWDIYNSGGISKPSDVAGHWEEVSPHYKMPIDGGVWIEDPLNSSYPPSIAFKAAQMQDEKKAIVFLRILREMVFLDKLNITKDEHLEKAAALAKLDVSQWKDDYESKAQIEFKKDLDLGKQLGVRGFPTLIFVKDDEMLDVLYGFKPYEEFEKRVKKIDPATKKKDYSKDWQNLFAVYPTLTTQEFAVLSNISFEKSQEFLLNLNTEKKLERKQIKNGDLWILNVNSN, from the coding sequence ATGGATACAGCTCTCATGACAGTTCTGTCTATACTTCTTAATTTTTTTAATGCTAATCATTTTACTACTATGAATAATAATCCTCTTCTCAATTGTGACTACGAAAAAGGTGTGTGCGAAATTCTCGAAACACCCACTGACGAATCGTCTTCCGCTGAATTTACAACAGCAAAAACCGATAAAATCAAAATCATTTATTATACAGATCCTATCTGCTCATCTTGTTGGGGAATCGAAGCTCAACTCAGAAAATTTAAGCTGGAATATGGCGATGCCGTTGAAATTGATTACAGAATGGGCGGACTTTTGCCTTCCTGGGATATCTACAATTCTGGTGGAATAAGCAAACCGAGTGATGTTGCAGGACATTGGGAAGAAGTAAGCCCTCATTACAAAATGCCAATCGACGGCGGAGTCTGGATTGAAGATCCTTTAAACTCTTCATATCCGCCATCAATCGCTTTCAAAGCGGCACAAATGCAGGATGAAAAGAAAGCCATCGTATTTTTACGAATTCTTCGCGAAATGGTTTTCTTAGATAAATTAAATATCACGAAAGATGAACATCTCGAAAAAGCTGCAGCTTTAGCAAAACTAGATGTTAGCCAGTGGAAAGATGATTATGAATCTAAGGCTCAAATCGAATTTAAAAAAGATCTTGATCTGGGAAAACAATTGGGCGTAAGAGGTTTTCCTACTTTGATCTTCGTTAAAGATGACGAAATGCTGGATGTTCTTTATGGTTTTAAACCTTACGAAGAATTTGAGAAGAGAGTAAAAAAGATCGATCCTGCAACAAAGAAAAAAGACTATTCTAAAGATTGGCAAAATTTGTTTGCAGTTTACCCGACATTGACAACACAGGAATTTGCAGTACTTTCTAATATTTCATTCGAAAAATCTCAGGAGTTTTTATTGAATTTAAATACCGAAAAAAAATTGGAAAGAAAACAAATCAAAAATGGTGATCTGTGGATTTTAAATGTAAATTCTAACTAA
- a CDS encoding PQQ-dependent sugar dehydrogenase yields the protein MKKILLPVFLVSATMIVSCQGKGKPSEPAATQEKANTDYKPAFEGQTRIKAVKTTTPYNIEILNKDLGKPWGIINLPDGKFLITEKSGFINLVSADGKQVSKIEGFPKVDDKGQGGMLDVALDPDFKTNQMIYFSFSEPSGDGNHTAVGKGKLSADIKSISQVQVIFRATPTYDGDKHYGSRLVFDKDGNLFVSTGERSDKETRVYAQKTDNYLGKILKITRDGKPAPGNPFVGKSGFKPEIYAYGIRNPQGMAIDPSGNLWDIEMGPRGGDEINLIKPGKNYGWGDVTYGIEYSGQKINNGTTQKEGTEQPVYYWDPVVSPSGVTFYTGNIEEWKNNLFIACLSGQHINRIVMKDNKVVGEERLLLDQKERFRDVLNGSDGNLYGITDSGKLYKVSKK from the coding sequence ATGAAAAAAATACTCCTACCCGTTTTTTTAGTTTCTGCTACGATGATCGTTTCATGTCAGGGAAAAGGGAAACCTAGCGAGCCGGCCGCGACACAGGAAAAAGCAAATACAGATTATAAACCTGCTTTTGAAGGGCAAACCCGAATAAAAGCTGTTAAAACAACCACACCTTACAATATTGAAATTTTAAATAAAGACTTAGGAAAACCCTGGGGAATTATCAATTTGCCAGACGGAAAATTTTTGATCACGGAAAAATCCGGTTTTATCAATCTCGTTTCTGCGGATGGCAAACAGGTTTCTAAAATTGAAGGTTTTCCTAAAGTTGACGATAAAGGTCAGGGTGGAATGCTTGATGTGGCTTTAGATCCTGATTTTAAGACAAATCAAATGATCTATTTTTCTTTTTCTGAACCTTCTGGAGACGGAAATCACACTGCGGTCGGCAAGGGAAAATTATCTGCAGATATAAAAAGTATTTCTCAGGTGCAAGTAATCTTCAGAGCGACACCTACTTATGATGGTGATAAACATTACGGAAGCCGCCTTGTTTTTGATAAAGACGGAAATCTGTTTGTAAGTACAGGCGAAAGATCAGATAAAGAAACAAGAGTTTACGCCCAGAAAACTGATAATTACTTAGGTAAAATTTTAAAAATTACAAGAGATGGAAAACCGGCTCCCGGAAATCCGTTCGTTGGAAAATCTGGATTTAAACCTGAAATTTATGCATATGGAATCAGAAACCCGCAAGGTATGGCAATTGATCCTTCAGGAAATCTTTGGGACATCGAAATGGGGCCGCGAGGTGGAGATGAAATTAACTTAATAAAACCAGGAAAAAATTATGGTTGGGGAGATGTTACTTATGGAATTGAGTATTCCGGACAGAAAATTAACAATGGAACCACTCAAAAAGAAGGAACAGAACAGCCTGTTTACTATTGGGATCCTGTAGTTTCACCAAGTGGAGTGACTTTCTACACAGGAAATATAGAGGAATGGAAAAACAATCTTTTTATCGCCTGTTTGAGCGGACAACACATCAACAGAATCGTGATGAAAGACAATAAAGTGGTCGGTGAAGAACGATTGCTTTTAGATCAAAAAGAAAGATTCAGAGATGTTTTGAATGGTTCTGATGGTAATCTTTATGGGATTACCGACAGCGGAAAACTTTACAAAGTCTCTAAGAAATAA
- the rpmA gene encoding 50S ribosomal protein L27, whose amino-acid sequence MAHKKGVGSSKNGRESHSKRLGVKIFGGQDAIAGNIIIRQRGTQHHPGENVGMGKDHTLHALVDGKVVFRKKANNRSYVSIEPNA is encoded by the coding sequence ATGGCACACAAGAAAGGAGTTGGTAGTTCCAAAAACGGTAGAGAATCTCATTCTAAAAGATTAGGTGTGAAGATTTTCGGTGGACAAGACGCTATTGCTGGTAACATTATTATCAGACAAAGAGGTACTCAACATCACCCAGGTGAGAATGTTGGTATGGGTAAAGATCACACTTTGCATGCACTTGTTGACGGTAAAGTAGTTTTCAGAAAGAAAGCAAACAACAGATCTTACGTATCTATTGAGCCAAACGCATAG
- a CDS encoding BlaI/MecI/CopY family transcriptional regulator: protein MKEIKLTDSEEVIMEMLWEKEKLFMKEILESYPEPKPASTTVATLLKRMQNKDLVGYKLYGNSREYFPKVAKSEYFKEEMTSMIDRFFNSSVTQFASFFTSNTKLSQKQLKELREIIDKEIKE from the coding sequence ATGAAAGAAATAAAGCTTACAGATTCAGAAGAAGTCATAATGGAAATGCTTTGGGAAAAAGAGAAACTTTTTATGAAAGAGATTTTAGAATCTTATCCTGAACCAAAACCAGCATCTACAACAGTCGCAACATTGCTGAAGAGAATGCAGAACAAAGATCTTGTGGGATACAAACTGTATGGAAATTCAAGAGAATATTTTCCTAAGGTTGCCAAAAGTGAATATTTCAAGGAAGAAATGACTTCTATGATTGACCGATTTTTCAACAGTTCGGTGACTCAGTTTGCATCGTTTTTTACTTCCAATACAAAATTGAGTCAAAAGCAGTTAAAAGAACTTCGTGAAATTATCGACAAAGAAATAAAAGAATAG
- a CDS encoding FAD-dependent oxidoreductase translates to MSKVAIVGAGVSGLSMANYLEKNNIDYHLYERRTKDDLKGHGFILPKEGIEHLSEIIDINDLYTKGSFLKKYIHYCHKGNVLSEKDLDNVFVISRSTLIEVLSQNIPADKISYKNTLNFTGFTEGKAELEFEDKTKLQAEVVIASDGSRSRIRRAIFKDEVMKAVRENEVVNIIENEEIASQIEGNFHKFHHEDGGLTFGVLKLSPTKILWYCQFDTFKYTINENDTPEEIKQFMLTNFGNWNPLVSSIVKESSYENAHIWRVYELEKLNPFYHENIAFLGDAAHPLIPFTSQGVTSALKDSFILTQLLLENKELQETFEKYEQERKPEIEIHIKNGRILLEQFLLPVNEQPKDSLPISYK, encoded by the coding sequence ATGAGCAAAGTTGCAATTGTAGGAGCCGGCGTTTCAGGATTAAGCATGGCCAATTATTTAGAAAAAAATAATATCGACTACCATCTTTACGAAAGACGTACAAAAGACGACTTAAAAGGTCACGGATTTATCCTGCCAAAAGAAGGAATCGAACATCTTTCAGAAATCATTGATATCAACGATCTTTATACCAAAGGCAGTTTTCTGAAAAAATACATTCATTACTGTCATAAAGGAAACGTTCTGTCAGAGAAAGATTTAGACAATGTTTTTGTCATTTCGAGAAGCACTTTGATAGAAGTTTTAAGTCAAAACATTCCGGCTGATAAAATTTCTTACAAAAATACGCTTAATTTCACAGGTTTTACTGAAGGAAAAGCCGAACTTGAATTTGAAGATAAGACAAAATTACAGGCAGAAGTTGTCATCGCATCAGACGGTTCAAGAAGCAGAATCAGAAGAGCGATCTTTAAAGACGAAGTGATGAAAGCGGTAAGAGAAAATGAGGTAGTCAACATTATCGAAAACGAAGAAATTGCCAGTCAGATAGAAGGTAATTTTCATAAATTTCACCATGAAGATGGCGGATTGACTTTCGGAGTTTTAAAATTGTCTCCAACCAAGATTTTATGGTATTGCCAGTTTGATACTTTTAAATACACCATTAACGAAAACGATACGCCGGAAGAAATTAAGCAATTTATGCTGACTAATTTCGGAAACTGGAATCCTTTGGTTTCTTCAATTGTCAAAGAATCAAGCTACGAAAATGCGCACATATGGAGAGTTTATGAATTGGAAAAACTGAATCCTTTTTATCACGAAAATATTGCATTTTTGGGCGATGCAGCCCATCCTTTGATTCCTTTTACAAGTCAGGGAGTAACTTCGGCTCTGAAAGATTCTTTTATTCTTACACAGCTTTTATTAGAAAACAAAGAGCTACAGGAAACCTTTGAAAAATATGAACAGGAAAGAAAACCTGAAATAGAAATTCACATCAAAAACGGAAGAATATTACTTGAACAGTTTTTGCTGCCAGTGAACGAACAACCAAAAGATTCTTTACCAATATCTTACAAATAA
- a CDS encoding helix-turn-helix domain-containing protein — protein sequence MMKKTLLLLLCIFFGCYSAQNSNRTITKESIDREIVLGKKKAIDHNEAITTFLEINKNAESINYKKGILESTMVLMAKYFDVGNFKKVIELSDKAEKLAAEAEDNIHLSNTYRLKASALTELGFNEQSIIDFKKSLDIAGKIESQNDKNYLTALIYTGIGTYYAHIDAPIDTIFLYEKKSMESTMKIQENKDFINKKYHNLALSYMNLGMMSVHINKTKDAEMYLSKSLDICRNNKYSINKNLEITVLNEFAWFYYDQKMYKEATVYAAQAEALEKGMSTPYIRRDIYEVYFKSFVELGDKKDSQKYMNLYTKLNDSLVNTEKKTINTPVKQIVNEQGKIHNDDIKKIIFIVCAIIIALLLAGWFFWKRNQNLLHKKYKAIIDTIESTNKTPQIAKIIPIESTPDKNIGITDDTVNAILLKLNKFEKSQKFIRKDLTLTSIANELNTNTRYLSEIIKQHKGKNFNNYLNSLRIEYITNKLYENAVYREYKISYLAEESGFSSRVVFAKIFKQETGVTPSYFIESLKKDFAEQQVAL from the coding sequence ATGATGAAAAAAACACTTCTTTTATTACTTTGCATATTCTTCGGTTGCTACAGCGCACAGAACAGCAACAGAACAATTACCAAAGAAAGCATTGACAGAGAAATAGTTTTAGGGAAGAAAAAGGCTATAGACCACAACGAAGCTATCACTACATTTTTAGAAATAAATAAGAATGCAGAAAGTATTAATTACAAAAAGGGAATTTTAGAAAGTACAATGGTTCTTATGGCCAAGTATTTTGATGTAGGAAATTTCAAAAAAGTCATAGAGCTTAGCGACAAGGCTGAAAAATTAGCTGCAGAAGCTGAAGACAATATTCATTTATCAAATACATACAGGCTAAAAGCTTCTGCACTAACTGAATTAGGATTTAATGAACAAAGTATTATTGACTTTAAAAAATCATTGGATATTGCCGGGAAGATCGAATCTCAAAATGATAAAAACTATCTCACCGCTCTTATATATACTGGCATTGGAACGTATTATGCTCACATCGATGCTCCGATAGACACAATTTTTCTTTATGAAAAAAAATCTATGGAAAGCACCATGAAAATTCAGGAAAATAAAGATTTCATTAATAAAAAATACCACAATCTGGCGCTCTCTTACATGAATTTAGGAATGATGAGCGTTCATATAAACAAAACAAAAGATGCTGAAATGTACCTGTCAAAATCTTTGGATATCTGTCGTAATAATAAATACAGCATCAATAAAAATCTTGAAATTACAGTTTTAAACGAATTTGCTTGGTTTTATTATGATCAGAAAATGTATAAAGAAGCGACAGTTTATGCAGCACAAGCTGAAGCATTGGAAAAAGGAATGAGTACTCCGTATATTCGACGTGATATATATGAGGTATACTTTAAATCTTTTGTAGAACTCGGGGACAAAAAAGATTCACAAAAATACATGAATCTTTACACGAAACTAAATGACAGTCTTGTAAATACCGAAAAGAAAACAATCAACACTCCTGTTAAACAAATCGTCAATGAACAAGGGAAAATTCATAATGACGACATTAAAAAGATTATTTTTATTGTATGTGCCATCATTATTGCTCTCTTATTAGCCGGCTGGTTTTTCTGGAAGCGTAACCAAAATCTGCTCCACAAAAAGTACAAAGCAATAATAGATACGATTGAAAGCACGAATAAAACGCCTCAAATCGCCAAAATAATACCCATTGAGAGTACACCAGACAAGAACATTGGTATTACGGACGATACGGTAAATGCAATTCTGCTTAAGCTTAACAAATTTGAGAAATCCCAAAAGTTTATTAGAAAAGACCTTACACTCACGTCTATCGCCAATGAGCTTAATACGAACACAAGGTATCTTTCAGAAATAATAAAGCAGCACAAGGGTAAAAACTTTAATAATTATCTCAACAGCTTGAGGATCGAGTATATCACAAACAAACTTTATGAGAATGCTGTTTATCGCGAATACAAAATCAGTTACTTAGCAGAAGAAAGCGGCTTTTCATCAAGAGTGGTTTTTGCGAAAATCTTCAAACAAGAAACGGGTGTTACCCCATCTTACTTTATTGAGAGCCTGAAAAAAGATTTTGCCGAGCAGCAGGTTGCACTTTAA
- a CDS encoding pyridoxal phosphate-dependent aminotransferase: MFNNTDINFEALKKKAYNGRWATLEDGIIPLTAADPDFRMSTEIEQGIIEYIKDGYLSYGPFSGLPEFKKSVSEHFNTGKNGNFVPENILAVNSAAMGMFMVAKYVLNPGDEAIIFDPVDFLFKKTVDAVGGVLKLCPVDSQTGDIDFETLVSLIGPKTKLISICNPHNPVGRVYSKEILKKISEIASAHDLWVMSDEIWSDIVYDKREFNTYSSVSEEAKKKSFTVFGFSKSFGIAGLRIGAVLCNDQELLDDFTEKSHFNSTIEGVSTLSQIAASVAIDRAKPWFNDFLTHLQHNRDLAHSILSNSGILTPNLPEATFVIFPKIENGMSSDQFAQHVLQQGKVAIVPGSERWFGKGAEGHIRICFSTSREILEEGLNRIIKSF, from the coding sequence ATGTTTAATAATACAGATATAAATTTTGAGGCTCTCAAAAAAAAGGCCTACAACGGAAGATGGGCAACTTTAGAAGACGGAATTATCCCTCTTACAGCTGCCGATCCGGATTTCAGAATGTCTACCGAAATTGAGCAAGGCATTATAGAATATATAAAAGACGGATACTTGAGTTACGGTCCGTTTTCAGGATTACCTGAGTTTAAAAAAAGTGTTTCAGAACATTTTAACACAGGGAAAAACGGAAATTTCGTTCCCGAAAATATATTGGCAGTCAACAGTGCCGCAATGGGAATGTTTATGGTTGCTAAATATGTCTTAAATCCGGGAGATGAGGCAATTATCTTTGATCCGGTTGATTTTTTATTTAAAAAAACGGTCGATGCGGTTGGCGGAGTTTTAAAACTATGTCCGGTTGATTCTCAAACAGGAGATATTGATTTTGAGACTTTGGTCTCATTAATCGGTCCAAAGACGAAATTAATCAGCATCTGCAATCCTCACAATCCGGTAGGACGAGTTTATTCTAAAGAAATTTTGAAGAAAATATCTGAAATTGCATCAGCTCATGATCTTTGGGTAATGAGTGATGAGATCTGGAGTGATATTGTTTACGATAAAAGAGAATTCAATACGTATTCATCTGTTTCTGAAGAAGCTAAAAAGAAAAGTTTTACCGTTTTTGGATTTTCAAAATCATTTGGAATTGCAGGCTTAAGAATTGGTGCGGTTTTATGCAACGATCAGGAATTGCTGGATGATTTCACAGAAAAATCTCACTTCAATTCTACGATTGAAGGTGTTTCTACTTTGTCACAAATTGCTGCAAGTGTAGCGATAGACCGAGCAAAACCTTGGTTTAATGATTTCCTGACGCATTTACAACACAACAGAGATTTGGCTCACAGCATATTAAGCAATTCAGGGATTTTAACGCCTAATCTTCCCGAAGCCACTTTTGTTATTTTCCCAAAAATTGAAAACGGAATGTCGAGTGACCAGTTTGCTCAACACGTTTTACAGCAAGGAAAAGTCGCCATCGTTCCCGGTTCTGAACGCTGGTTCGGAAAAGGCGCAGAAGGTCATATCAGAATCTGCTTCTCTACTTCCAGAGAAATTTTGGAAGAGGGTCTGAATAGAATTATTAAAAGTTTTTAA
- a CDS encoding DUF502 domain-containing protein: protein MKKLTFENLTNFFLKNFFQGLLIIGPIGLTIFVIWYVISSIDNIIPSVAREIPGLVFVSTLLVTAILGYLGNKFVVGRFFVDAIDRVLERTPGIKHIYSPTKDVMSSFVGDKKKFNDPVWVKTNENPEIWRIGFLTQKDMSDVHKHDFVAVYLPHSYAISGWVIVTAEKNIKPVIGMTAATAMKFAVSGGVAGFHSDDNVFKAPE from the coding sequence TTGAAAAAACTTACATTTGAAAATCTGACCAATTTCTTCCTGAAAAACTTCTTTCAGGGACTTTTAATTATTGGCCCCATCGGATTAACAATATTTGTAATTTGGTATGTTATCTCATCCATCGACAACATTATACCTTCTGTAGCTAGAGAAATACCGGGATTGGTATTTGTTTCAACGCTTTTAGTTACCGCAATTTTAGGGTATCTCGGAAACAAATTTGTGGTCGGTAGATTCTTTGTAGACGCCATTGATCGCGTCTTAGAAAGAACTCCGGGTATCAAACACATCTATTCACCCACAAAAGACGTAATGTCTTCATTTGTAGGTGATAAGAAAAAATTTAACGATCCTGTCTGGGTAAAAACCAATGAAAATCCGGAGATCTGGAGAATTGGCTTCCTCACGCAGAAAGATATGTCAGACGTTCATAAACATGATTTCGTTGCGGTATATCTTCCGCATTCTTACGCAATCTCGGGTTGGGTAATTGTAACCGCCGAGAAAAACATCAAGCCTGTAATTGGCATGACGGCTGCCACAGCAATGAAATTTGCAGTAAGTGGCGGTGTAGCAGGTTTTCATTCAGACGACAACGTATTTAAAGCTCCGGAGTAG
- a CDS encoding DoxX family protein, protein MIVRIINSILILVAICMGMKQGYAMISGKPEMTEMFGKWGFTKIGLIANGAITIISAIMIIFPKTFVWGNFLMAAGILLIICFHLLDRDLKGVLVELPFLLINLIIIYLQHPFKSGSLL, encoded by the coding sequence ATGATCGTAAGAATAATCAATTCCATATTGATACTTGTTGCCATATGTATGGGAATGAAACAAGGATATGCGATGATTTCCGGAAAACCCGAAATGACCGAAATGTTCGGTAAATGGGGATTTACTAAAATAGGTCTCATCGCCAACGGCGCAATCACAATCATTTCTGCTATTATGATTATTTTTCCCAAGACCTTTGTATGGGGAAATTTTTTGATGGCTGCCGGAATTTTACTAATTATTTGTTTCCACCTTTTAGATAGAGATTTAAAAGGAGTTTTAGTAGAACTTCCATTTTTATTGATTAATCTGATCATCATTTACTTACAGCATCCTTTTAAATCAGGATCTCTTTTATAA
- a CDS encoding acyltransferase family protein, with amino-acid sequence MNRDLYIDFAKGLATLSIIFIHTAFWSGQFYIIPEIRVFSLVFDVALFYALSGITSGSNIEKTLYRLLKLQITYMIFVTLLFFLDYFFKIFGLAFFSLEWLQKFYSTFGTKYSATNISTAPQWQNLGNWYLHEYSNADTFPVVMGSFWYLKVYFILTVFGVLILKFFPKHINWFIGICIALTLIFNIFPDIYPSGQVGYVAFYMAVFLVGNRMRGKKIPTKMIPVLYGLVAAALAWMFWYYGNEVFFKINKKKFPPQTAYIIWTFFSLTTLFVFYNRLKIAKESFVTYIGKNAIFFYFGQGISSSLVYFLVVPMKDLMPWWVLMIIIYIINVILAFVIATALKKFDTLGWNFLEFLRKKTAQ; translated from the coding sequence ATGAACAGAGATCTCTACATTGATTTTGCGAAAGGTTTAGCCACACTTTCTATTATATTTATTCATACCGCTTTTTGGTCTGGGCAGTTTTATATAATTCCTGAGATAAGAGTTTTTTCTTTGGTTTTTGACGTTGCGCTTTTTTATGCTTTAAGCGGAATTACGTCCGGATCAAATATCGAAAAGACCTTATACAGATTACTAAAACTACAGATTACGTACATGATTTTCGTAACGCTGCTGTTTTTCTTAGATTATTTTTTTAAAATATTCGGGCTCGCCTTCTTTTCTCTGGAATGGCTGCAGAAGTTCTACTCTACTTTCGGAACAAAATATTCTGCAACCAACATTTCGACAGCTCCGCAATGGCAGAATCTCGGAAATTGGTATCTTCACGAATACTCAAATGCAGATACTTTTCCTGTTGTAATGGGAAGCTTTTGGTATCTTAAAGTATATTTCATTTTAACGGTTTTCGGAGTTTTAATCCTAAAATTTTTTCCAAAACATATCAATTGGTTTATCGGAATCTGTATTGCATTAACGTTAATATTTAATATTTTTCCGGACATTTATCCCAGCGGACAAGTAGGTTACGTAGCTTTTTATATGGCTGTCTTTCTGGTAGGAAACAGAATGCGGGGCAAAAAAATCCCGACAAAAATGATCCCCGTACTTTACGGATTAGTTGCAGCCGCTTTGGCCTGGATGTTCTGGTATTACGGAAATGAAGTGTTCTTTAAAATTAATAAAAAGAAATTTCCACCGCAAACAGCTTACATCATCTGGACTTTCTTTTCACTCACCACTTTATTTGTTTTTTACAACAGACTGAAAATCGCAAAAGAAAGTTTCGTCACTTATATCGGGAAGAATGCGATTTTCTTTTATTTCGGACAGGGAATCAGTTCGTCACTCGTCTATTTTTTAGTCGTTCCGATGAAAGATCTAATGCCTTGGTGGGTTTTGATGATCATTATTTACATTATTAACGTTATTCTAGCGTTCGTCATAGCAACAGCATTAAAGAAATTCGATACTCTTGGATGGAATTTTTTAGAATTTTTAAGAAAAAAAACCGCTCAGTAA
- a CDS encoding SDR family oxidoreductase has protein sequence MSTQNDLRGKVVLIAGGGKNLGGLLSKDFAAKGAKLAIHYNSESSRAESEKTLAEVQALGAEAFLFQGDLTKVENITKFFDETISKFGGIDVAVNTVGMVLKKPFVETSEAEYDLMFGVNSKSAYFFLQEAGKKLNDNGKICTIVTSLLAAYTGLYSTYAGAKAPVEHFTRAASKEFGSRGISVTAVAPGPMDTPFFYGQESPEAVDYHKSASALGGLTNINDIAPLVTFLVTDGWWITGQTILANGGYTTK, from the coding sequence ATGTCAACACAAAACGATTTAAGAGGGAAAGTAGTATTAATTGCCGGAGGAGGAAAAAATCTTGGTGGATTATTAAGCAAAGATTTTGCTGCAAAGGGCGCAAAATTAGCAATTCATTACAATAGCGAAAGTTCGCGTGCAGAAAGCGAAAAAACACTGGCTGAAGTTCAGGCATTAGGAGCAGAAGCATTTTTGTTTCAGGGAGATCTTACTAAAGTAGAAAATATCACAAAGTTTTTCGACGAGACTATTTCAAAATTCGGAGGAATTGATGTCGCGGTCAATACAGTAGGAATGGTGCTCAAAAAGCCATTCGTAGAAACTTCTGAAGCAGAATACGATTTGATGTTCGGAGTTAATTCTAAATCAGCCTATTTCTTTTTGCAGGAAGCTGGTAAAAAACTGAATGATAATGGTAAAATCTGTACCATTGTAACGTCATTACTGGCAGCATATACAGGATTATATTCTACCTATGCAGGAGCAAAAGCACCAGTTGAGCATTTCACAAGAGCCGCTTCAAAAGAGTTTGGATCAAGAGGAATTTCAGTTACGGCTGTTGCGCCAGGACCGATGGATACACCATTTTTCTACGGTCAAGAATCTCCGGAAGCAGTAGATTATCATAAATCTGCATCGGCCTTGGGCGGATTGACGAATATCAACGATATCGCACCATTAGTAACTTTCCTGGTTACTGACGGATGGTGGATTACGGGACAAACTATTCTTGCAAACGGAGGATATACTACTAAATAA
- the rplU gene encoding 50S ribosomal protein L21, whose translation MFAIVEIAGLQYKVEQDQKLFVNRLKGDKGGKVSFDKILLTVNGAITVGAPAVSGITVEAEILDHVKADKVIVFKKKRRKGYEVKNGHRQSLTQIQITGITGFEGKKAEKPAKKTTKKADAESAE comes from the coding sequence ATGTTTGCAATTGTAGAAATAGCAGGGCTTCAATATAAAGTTGAGCAAGACCAGAAGTTGTTTGTGAACCGTTTGAAAGGAGATAAAGGAGGAAAAGTATCTTTCGATAAAATCTTACTTACTGTAAACGGAGCAATCACTGTAGGCGCCCCAGCTGTAAGCGGTATCACTGTAGAGGCAGAGATCCTTGACCACGTAAAAGCTGATAAAGTAATCGTCTTCAAAAAGAAAAGAAGAAAAGGTTATGAAGTAAAGAATGGTCACAGACAATCTTTAACTCAGATTCAAATTACTGGTATTACAGGATTTGAAGGTAAAAAAGCAGAGAAGCCTGCTAAAAAAACAACTAAAAAAGCTGACGCTGAAAGCGCAGAATAA